The Equus przewalskii isolate Varuska chromosome 5, EquPr2, whole genome shotgun sequence genome window below encodes:
- the ECEL1 gene encoding endothelin-converting enzyme-like 1 isoform X1 — METPYSMTAHYDEFQEVKYVSRCGTGGARGASLPPGFPLGAGRSATGARTGLPRWNRREVCLLSGLVFAAGLCAILAAMLALKYLGPGAAGGGCSEGCPERKAFARAARFLAANLDASIDPCQDFYSFACGGWLRRHAIPDDKLTYGTIAAIGEQNEERLRRLLARPGGGPGGAAQRKVRAFFRSCLDMREIERLGPRPMLEVIEDCGGWDLGGGAERPGAAARWDLNRLLYKAQGVYSAAALFSLTVSLDDRNSSRYVIRIDQDGLTLPERTLYLAQDEESEKILAAYRVFMERLLSLLGADAVEQKAQEILQLEQRLANITVSEYDDLRRDVSSMYNKVTLGQLQKITPHLRWKWLLDQIFQENFSEDEEVVLLATDYMQQVSQLIRSTPRRILHNYLVWRVVVVLSEHLSPPFREALHELAREVEGSDKPQELARVCLGQANRHFGMALGALFVHEHFSAASKAKVQQLVEDIKYILGQRLEELDWMDAETKAAARAKLQYMMVMVGYPDFLLKPEAVDKEYEFEVHEKTYFKNILNSIRFSIQLSVKKIRQEVDKSTWLLPPQALNAYYLPNKNQMVFPAGILQPTLYDPDFPQSLNYGGIGTIIGHELTHGYDDWGGQYDRSGNLLHWWTEASYSRFLRKAECIVHLYDNFTVYNQRVNGKHTLGENIADMGGLKLAYYAYQKWVREHGPEHPLHRLKYTHNQLFFIAFAQNWCIKRRSQSIYLQVLTDKHAPEHYRSPAMVTNNEELANLLSKERARTGHQDLENSPLRADAALSVGGTGGGCFLPEGRLRRHSTGSRALSQAHRCRRGVPSGKVTCKGSWGCLLSGCGCVPGEHTLKLCLVR, encoded by the exons ATGGAGACCCCGTATTCGATGACGGCGCACTACGACGAGTTCCAGGAGGTCAAGTACGTGAGCAGGTGCGGCACAGGAGGCGCGCGCGGGGCCTCGCTGCCCCCCGGCTTCCCGCTGGGCGCGGGGCGCAGCGCCACCGGGGCCCGGACCGGGCTGCCGCGCTGGAACCGGCGGGAAGTGTGCCTGCTCTCTGGGCTGGTGTTCGCCGCTGGCCTCTGCGCCATCCTGGCCGCCATGCTGGCGCTCAAGTACCTGGGCccgggcgcggcgggcggcggctGCTCCGAGGGCTGCCCAGAGCGCAAGGCCTTCGCGCGAGCCGCCCGCTTCCTAGCCGCCAACCTGGACGCCAGCATAGACCCGTGCCAGGACTTCTACTCTTTCGCGTGCGGTGGCTGGCTGCGGCGCCACGCCATCCCCGACGACAAGCTCACCTACGGCACCATCGCGGCCATCGGCGAGCAGAACGAAGAGCGCCTGCGGCGCCTGCTGGCGCGGCCCGGGGGTGGGCCGGGCGGCGCGGCCCAGCGCAAGGTGCGTGCCTTCTTCCGCTCGTGCCTCGACATGCGCGAGATCGAGCGGCTCGGCCCGCGGCCCATGCTCGAGGTCATCGAGGACTGCGGCGGCTGGGACCTGGGCGGCGGCGCCGAGCGCCCGGGGGCCGCAGCGCGCTGGGACCTCAACCGGCTGCTCTACAAGGCGCAGGGCGTGTACAGCGCGGCCGCGCTCTTCTCGCTCACGGTCAGCCTGGACGACAGGAACTCCTCGCGCTACGTCATCCGC ATTGACCAGGATGGGCTCACCCTGCCAGAGAGGACCCTGTACTTAGCTCAGGATGAGGAGAGTGAGAAG ATCCTGGCAGCATACCGGGTGTTCATGGAGCGCCTGCTCAGCCTGTTGGGTGCCGACGCCGTGGAGCAGAAGGCCCAGGAGATCCTGCAACTGGAGCAGCGGTTGGCCAAC ATCACAGTGTCAGAGTATGACGACCTCCGCCGAGACGTCAGCTCCATGTACAACAAGGTGACACTTGGGCAACTGCAGAAGATCACCCCCCAT CTGCGGTGGAAGTGGCTGCTGGACCAGATCTTCCAGGAGAACTTCTCGGAGGACGAGGAGGTGGTGCTGCTAGCCACGGACTACATGCAGCAGGTGTCCCAGCTCATCCGCTCCACACCCCGCAG GATCCTGCACAACTACCTGGTGTGGCGCGTGGTGGTGGTCTTGAGCGAGCACCTGTCACCACCGTTCCGAGAGGCACTGCATGAGCTGGCACGCGAGGTGGAGGGCAGCGACAAGCCCCAGGAGCTGGCCCGTGTCTGCCTGGGCCAGGCCAACCGCCACTTTGGCATGGCACTTGGTGCCCTCTTTGTACATGAGCACTTCTCAGCCGCCAGCAAGGCCAAG GTGCAGCAGCTGGTGGAAGACATCAAGTACATCTTGGGCCAGCGCCTGGAGGAGCTGGACTGGATGGATGCTGAGACCAAGGCGGCCGCTCGGGCCAAG CTCCAGTacatgatggtgatggtgggCTACCCAGACTTCCTGCTAAAACCGGAGGCCGTGGACAAGGAGTATGAG TTTGAGGTCCATGAGAAGACCTATTTCAAGAACATCTTGAACAGCATCCGCTTTAGCATCCAGCTGTCAGTCAAGAAGATCCGGCAGGAGGTGGACAAGTCCAC ATGGCTGCTCCCACCACAGGCGCTCAATGCTTACTATCTACCCAACAAGAACCAGATGG TATTCCCGGCGGGTATCCTGCAGCCCACGCTGTATGACCCTGACTTTCCGCA GTCTCTCAACTATGGGGGCATTGGCACCATCATCGGGCACGAGCTGACCCATGGCTACGATGACTGGG ggGGCCAGTATGACCGTTCGGGCAACCTGCTGCACTGGTGGACAGAGGCCTCCTACAGCCGCTTCCTGCGCAAGGCTGAGTGCATCGTCCACCTCTACGACAACTTCACTGTCTACAACCAGCGG GTGAATGGGAAGCACACACTTGGAGAGAACATCGCGGACATGGGTGGCCTCAAGCTGGCCTActat GCCTATCAGAAGTGGGTGCGGGAGCATGGCCCGGAGCACCCGCTGCACCGGCTCAAGTACACACACAACCAGCTCTTCTTCATTGCCTTTGCCCAG AACTGGTGCATCAAGCGGCGGTCGCAGTCCATCTACCTGCAGGTGCTGACCGACAAGCATGCACCTGAGCACTACAG GAGCCCGGCCATGGTGACTAATAATGAGGAACTTGCAAATCTGCTGAGCAAAGAAAGGGCCAGAACAGGACACCAGGATCTGG
- the ECEL1 gene encoding endothelin-converting enzyme-like 1 isoform X2 has product METPYSMTAHYDEFQEVKYVSRCGTGGARGASLPPGFPLGAGRSATGARTGLPRWNRREVCLLSGLVFAAGLCAILAAMLALKYLGPGAAGGGCSEGCPERKAFARAARFLAANLDASIDPCQDFYSFACGGWLRRHAIPDDKLTYGTIAAIGEQNEERLRRLLARPGGGPGGAAQRKVRAFFRSCLDMREIERLGPRPMLEVIEDCGGWDLGGGAERPGAAARWDLNRLLYKAQGVYSAAALFSLTVSLDDRNSSRYVIRIDQDGLTLPERTLYLAQDEESEKILAAYRVFMERLLSLLGADAVEQKAQEILQLEQRLANITVSEYDDLRRDVSSMYNKVTLGQLQKITPHLRWKWLLDQIFQENFSEDEEVVLLATDYMQQVSQLIRSTPRRILHNYLVWRVVVVLSEHLSPPFREALHELAREVEGSDKPQELARVCLGQANRHFGMALGALFVHEHFSAASKAKVQQLVEDIKYILGQRLEELDWMDAETKAAARAKLQYMMVMVGYPDFLLKPEAVDKEYEFEVHEKTYFKNILNSIRFSIQLSVKKIRQEVDKSTWLLPPQALNAYYLPNKNQMVFPAGILQPTLYDPDFPQSLNYGGIGTIIGHELTHGYDDWGGQYDRSGNLLHWWTEASYSRFLRKAECIVHLYDNFTVYNQRVNGKHTLGENIADMGGLKLAYYAYQKWVREHGPEHPLHRLKYTHNQLFFIAFAQNWCIKRRSQSIYLQVLTDKHAPEHYRVLGSVSQFEEFGRAFHCPKDSPMNPAHKCSVW; this is encoded by the exons ATGGAGACCCCGTATTCGATGACGGCGCACTACGACGAGTTCCAGGAGGTCAAGTACGTGAGCAGGTGCGGCACAGGAGGCGCGCGCGGGGCCTCGCTGCCCCCCGGCTTCCCGCTGGGCGCGGGGCGCAGCGCCACCGGGGCCCGGACCGGGCTGCCGCGCTGGAACCGGCGGGAAGTGTGCCTGCTCTCTGGGCTGGTGTTCGCCGCTGGCCTCTGCGCCATCCTGGCCGCCATGCTGGCGCTCAAGTACCTGGGCccgggcgcggcgggcggcggctGCTCCGAGGGCTGCCCAGAGCGCAAGGCCTTCGCGCGAGCCGCCCGCTTCCTAGCCGCCAACCTGGACGCCAGCATAGACCCGTGCCAGGACTTCTACTCTTTCGCGTGCGGTGGCTGGCTGCGGCGCCACGCCATCCCCGACGACAAGCTCACCTACGGCACCATCGCGGCCATCGGCGAGCAGAACGAAGAGCGCCTGCGGCGCCTGCTGGCGCGGCCCGGGGGTGGGCCGGGCGGCGCGGCCCAGCGCAAGGTGCGTGCCTTCTTCCGCTCGTGCCTCGACATGCGCGAGATCGAGCGGCTCGGCCCGCGGCCCATGCTCGAGGTCATCGAGGACTGCGGCGGCTGGGACCTGGGCGGCGGCGCCGAGCGCCCGGGGGCCGCAGCGCGCTGGGACCTCAACCGGCTGCTCTACAAGGCGCAGGGCGTGTACAGCGCGGCCGCGCTCTTCTCGCTCACGGTCAGCCTGGACGACAGGAACTCCTCGCGCTACGTCATCCGC ATTGACCAGGATGGGCTCACCCTGCCAGAGAGGACCCTGTACTTAGCTCAGGATGAGGAGAGTGAGAAG ATCCTGGCAGCATACCGGGTGTTCATGGAGCGCCTGCTCAGCCTGTTGGGTGCCGACGCCGTGGAGCAGAAGGCCCAGGAGATCCTGCAACTGGAGCAGCGGTTGGCCAAC ATCACAGTGTCAGAGTATGACGACCTCCGCCGAGACGTCAGCTCCATGTACAACAAGGTGACACTTGGGCAACTGCAGAAGATCACCCCCCAT CTGCGGTGGAAGTGGCTGCTGGACCAGATCTTCCAGGAGAACTTCTCGGAGGACGAGGAGGTGGTGCTGCTAGCCACGGACTACATGCAGCAGGTGTCCCAGCTCATCCGCTCCACACCCCGCAG GATCCTGCACAACTACCTGGTGTGGCGCGTGGTGGTGGTCTTGAGCGAGCACCTGTCACCACCGTTCCGAGAGGCACTGCATGAGCTGGCACGCGAGGTGGAGGGCAGCGACAAGCCCCAGGAGCTGGCCCGTGTCTGCCTGGGCCAGGCCAACCGCCACTTTGGCATGGCACTTGGTGCCCTCTTTGTACATGAGCACTTCTCAGCCGCCAGCAAGGCCAAG GTGCAGCAGCTGGTGGAAGACATCAAGTACATCTTGGGCCAGCGCCTGGAGGAGCTGGACTGGATGGATGCTGAGACCAAGGCGGCCGCTCGGGCCAAG CTCCAGTacatgatggtgatggtgggCTACCCAGACTTCCTGCTAAAACCGGAGGCCGTGGACAAGGAGTATGAG TTTGAGGTCCATGAGAAGACCTATTTCAAGAACATCTTGAACAGCATCCGCTTTAGCATCCAGCTGTCAGTCAAGAAGATCCGGCAGGAGGTGGACAAGTCCAC ATGGCTGCTCCCACCACAGGCGCTCAATGCTTACTATCTACCCAACAAGAACCAGATGG TATTCCCGGCGGGTATCCTGCAGCCCACGCTGTATGACCCTGACTTTCCGCA GTCTCTCAACTATGGGGGCATTGGCACCATCATCGGGCACGAGCTGACCCATGGCTACGATGACTGGG ggGGCCAGTATGACCGTTCGGGCAACCTGCTGCACTGGTGGACAGAGGCCTCCTACAGCCGCTTCCTGCGCAAGGCTGAGTGCATCGTCCACCTCTACGACAACTTCACTGTCTACAACCAGCGG GTGAATGGGAAGCACACACTTGGAGAGAACATCGCGGACATGGGTGGCCTCAAGCTGGCCTActat GCCTATCAGAAGTGGGTGCGGGAGCATGGCCCGGAGCACCCGCTGCACCGGCTCAAGTACACACACAACCAGCTCTTCTTCATTGCCTTTGCCCAG AACTGGTGCATCAAGCGGCGGTCGCAGTCCATCTACCTGCAGGTGCTGACCGACAAGCATGCACCTGAGCACTACAG GGTGCTGGGCAGCGTGTCCCAATTCGAGGAGTTCGGCCGGGCCTTCCATTGCCCCAAGGACTCGCCCATGAACCCTGCCCACAAGTGCTCTGTGTGGTGA